A window from Syntrophales bacterium encodes these proteins:
- a CDS encoding helix-turn-helix transcriptional regulator — MITVKENETLKNLGQRLKIARLELNDPQKEFAFRIGVSIPTLYKMEQGNPSISIGTWIKAFINAWQTV; from the coding sequence ATGATTACTGTTAAAGAAAATGAAACCTTGAAAAACCTGGGGCAGCGTCTGAAAATCGCCCGGTTGGAATTAAATGATCCACAAAAAGAGTTTGCCTTCAGGATAGGCGTATCCATTCCAACCCTTTACAAAATGGAACAGGGGAATCCTTCCATATCAATCGGTACATGGATTAAAGCATTTATCAATGCTTGGCAGACCGTATGA